The Dromaius novaehollandiae isolate bDroNov1 chromosome 3, bDroNov1.hap1, whole genome shotgun sequence genome includes the window TATATAGCAAAGAGTGGAAAACATCCTTTTTGAGAATAGTTTTCCACTAAAAGCATGAGGTTGAAGCTGTTTGCGTTGTGCTTACCTTGTTAGCACCGCTGGCAGCTGCATTCACCGGGGATTCGCAGTGTGCAGGAGGCTGAGGCAGCTTCACCGCTCTATTTCCATGGGCCTTGTGGCAACCCTTCCAAGCACCTCTCTACAAGGACACAGGGAGGGTGCTGTGGGCCTGGGTGATCATACAGTGTTCTCTAGCTGGAGCAACCAGCAGGACATTAGTGGAGCAAATGCAATTCCTGGAAAGCTCAGAAAAGCAGGCACTCCGAAGCAACATCAGGAGGTCATGGAGCCAGTGACGGAGATATGCCACTCAAGTAGGCCTGGCATGCAGCCAGAAACATGGTGGGATGGGACCGGGGGCCATTCCCTGCAAGATCCCTTATGAAGGATGAGGTGCTGGGTGGGTAGCATCTCTCATAGCGTTTGTCCTGGCACGCGCGTTATGGAGATAGCAACAAGCCCAACTGGGACAGGCACTGGCAGTGACACTGAATAGGTGACTCCATTTCATACTTGATGCAGTGCAGTGAGAGGGAGGCAGACACTTTTTCTCAACAGAATGAGTTACATTCCTTGATCATTCCTTCCTGCTCCTATCCAGACCCTCACTCCCAGTGAAAGACTACTGTCTTTCACTGCTGCCTTTATTATCTGTCACTCTTGttttatgaatatataaaaagaatattaaGTACATCACTGAGTCAATTTTGCCCCCCTGGGCTTTCCTCATACCAATTATAAGTAAGCCAAGACAGTCACAGTTAAGCTGTTGAAAATGTTGTTGACTGAAGACATTATTATGTTTATAATCATTTGAGAGCTTTAGTAATATTTGTAATTTGACAAATGTCTATTATGTTGAATTAAGCCATGTATTGAGAAGGCTCTGAGATCTTGTATAAACCTCtgatatgttttattttgttctctggGTTTCCTGGTCCAGGTGTGAACTGGCTTATCCAGATATTAAGTGATTTGATATTTACAACTACCCAGAGTAAACATGTGAGCACAGAACTACCATTTATTGAATGTGGCGATCCAGATAAGTACCAGGTTAGTGAAAAGAAACTATTGAATCGCTTACAGtctgttgctttctctttcctgcacCTCTGCACACCAGTTATTAAAATGAAGTCATGCAGCAAGTAGAGCTATTTCtcctgagagagaggaaaaaaagataatcttGGATGACTAATGCCTTTTGATTAGAGGTTGTTTCACCCAGTTGACTCTCACAGATCATTGCTGCAACCATGTAATAAACCTGTTCTCActcattgttttttgtttctaaagagGATAAAGCAGATTCCATCTCCAAGGATTTTGGCAACACATCTGAATTATGATTGCCTCCCCAAGTCTATTTTCAAGAACAAAGCCAAGGTGGGTACCTCCATCTTTCTGACCGtaccagcatgcaagagtaattTTGGGGCTACACCCTGTTCTTGTATCCATGCAGGTGGCATGGAGGGAAAGCAATTTGGAGACAATGGGAGTCTCATGATCCTTGGGCTGGCTTAGCACCCATTAGCATTTACAGCAGCATTAGGAGTGCTGTAGGTGACATAAACAAGAACAGATCTTGAGGCTGTTGTAGTGGTCAAAAATGAATGGGGCGtcatgcttttctcttttatgcCACTCTTTTCAGGAATGAATGTGGCAGCCATACCTCTGGGGCACTGACTATCTCCATGCAAAGAGTCAGACTGTTAAAACTGTAGTACTTTGTGTACTCTGACACTGTGTCACTGGCAGATATATAGTATTTAGGAAGTAATACAACAGACAAAGGGAAATTGGTTAAAGAATGGGGATTTTATCCATGTTTTGTTAGTATTTTTTGCTGCATTACATGTAatgtattttcagaagtgtttacaCTTGTCTGAGGATCACAGTCTCTCAGGTTTTCAAGTACGTTGCTGACATGCATTGAAAAATTGGAGATGATTAAAACAGCTGTGAGAATCAAACAGCACTTTTCTGAGCAGGGGGCTGGCAAATGATTCCTTGCAATTTCCCAGGTCTTAGGCAGCTATGGGATAGGATCCAATGACAAATATCACAGCTTTTCCTGTTGCTCCTTTCTTCAGTCATGACATGAGCAAGTGGTAACAAGGCCTTTATAATGACCATGTTATAAATTTGTTCTGCATGCCTTAcctaataaagaaaacattttaaagaccTCAGTAAGTTACTGATTGCAGAATGTTTGGTTATGCTCTCATTTTGGTTGCCAGGGGAATTAAGTGATCTAAAATTGTTGACCTCTTTCTCCCACTCCAGATACTAGTGTTGTTTCGAAACCCTAAAGATAcagctgtttcatttttccatttccacaacAATGCGCCAAGCATCCCCCGTTACAGTTCCTGGGATGAGTTCTTCTCAGAGTTCATGAATGGGAAAGGTATTGTTACAGTTGCTGACTGtagctgaaaaagcagcagaagaaaatatttaaaaacaactaaATGGGACCAAGGGGAAAAACAGTTGTGTCATAATTAGTTTACTGATGGCCATACCTCATGACAGAGGAGGCAGCTGAATGCCACAAGAGGGAGAAAGTCCAAAAGATGCTCTGGTTCTGGGCATTTTGTTATTCTGAACAAGGATAAGGGGACTTGCACAGCAGCTTGATAATGGCTTTAGGCCAAAATTCTGTCACTTTGTGATGGAGGAAATGCTACAGAACTGAAGtggtaatgaaataaaattttattgtCATTACTGTTTACACATAGGATGCCAAACACTTCATAAGCAACCCAGATTTTAAGTTTAGACTGATGTCTGGCTTTGGCTTTTAAGAGCTCTCTTTAGTAACAATATAGCAATAGAGGGGAAGCACATAGTGAAATTCATATTTCTGTGTGGAAACTATTTGCCTATGAAAGTCCAAGGGATGTCTCCATCATTCTGTTGTACAGTAAGGTACCATTGAAAGGTGGGGCTGATCTGTTTGCACAGATGTAACTCATAGGCAACAGATGGAATTCCTCGAGTGGAGAGAAATTAATGCCCAGTAATGAAAGATCAGAttgatgcattttcttttctttacagtcAGCTGGGGATCCTATTTTGACCATGCAGTTACCTGGAACAAACATATTGAGGATGAAAATGTTATGGTTGTAATATATGAAGACCTGAAAGAGGTAAAACAGGTGGTGTGTGCTGACAGGCAAAACACATCTGAGTCCATTTCCTGAAAAGTGCTGGAATTAACAGCAAAAGGTGCAGGTATTTCAAAGAGAGGAAAATCAAGTATCTTTAGCAAAAGGTTGAGTCTGGCTGTACGAAGCTGAGCTCCAGTGTAATATAGAAAATGTACTGTGAAGGAAAATATTGTTAATAGATGGTGGCTATGCATATCCCAAGCAGGTTACCCCTTTTTTAAGGGAAGCATATTATGTTACCCTCTTTCACTGTACTGCTTTCAGAACCTGACTTCCAGTGTAAAGCAGATAGCTGAATTCTTTGGATTCTCCTCAACGGCTGAGCAGATTCAGTCTGTTGCAGACAGAGCCACTTTCCAGGCAGTGAAGGACAAGGCTCAGGAGACGCATGGTCCTGTTGGCTCAATTCTCTTCCGAAAAGGTAAATTTGTttacagcaaacaaaaaacatatttttagcaGATCAGAATTTGGATCCCTAAATGATTAGTCTTCCTGTATAATTTTCAAGATTATAAGTTGTTTAAGGAACACTGATGGTGTTTCAGGGCACTGTCAGTTGGTTTCACCACAAGGGTCAATATCATTCAGTAGAGCCCTGTGTAGTGCGATCAGCAAAGGTATCCTATGTGTAGCATGTCCTTCAGTCATGGTATACAGTAGCATCaattaaagtgaagaaaaattttcttttggtttccGTGACTACTGGAATAGCCTTGTGATTGCATATGAACTTTGAATCCAGACACTCTGCAGTTTGAGCTATGTCTTTTAGCCATGGATCAAGCTGGAGCTCTAGACCCAGACAACCTCAGACCGCGGGCTCTTCAAAATGTGGATCAAAGCTAGACTGCAACTCAGGACAGTGTCTAGTTGCAGTGCACTAAGCTCTTGCAGTTGAAAGCCATGCCTCTGAACTTTCTGGGTTGGTTTCATCACAGCCAGTCAGTTTTTACAGTCTTCTGCATGTGTGCAAGGCACGTGCGAAAGCTATCAAGGCAGACCAGCAGCTTCATATATTCTCTATGCTCACATTCTGCTGAAGACACCAAACATAAAGCAGCAGAGTGTATTCATGGGTCAGAGATTCTTTTCTGGCAAGAAATGTGGATTATTCTGAAATATGGTAATAAGggagagagaggattttttttgttttaaatcattctCTTGTCCTTATAGTCAAGGgttatattttacttttctttatatTCCAGGTCTTGTTGGCGACTGGAAAAATCTTTTCACTGAAGCTCAGAACCAGGAAATGGATGCCAAATTCAAAGTGTGCTTAGGAGGAACTAAGCTTGGAGCAATGTTAAAATATGATGTGTACTGCAAGGTCTGAACtagagttacagaaaaaaatctcatgtctGGGCTGCTTTTCAGTCACttttatgaaattaaaaagaaattaggaCAAATATCCAAtttgaaatatctgaaaaatctTGCAGTTTGCAGACCTGTTTATATGGTCTTAACTTGCACAAGCTATCCTTGTTCATTCAGTTAGTGCTGTTGACTTCACTGGATCTTC containing:
- the SULT6B1 gene encoding sulfotransferase 6B1 — protein: MPEVVNMAEKTTFVDEINKALAKSEGFTLKDLLFSYRGTPYPVTVCSAETFQALENLQARRDDLVLVSYPKCGVNWLIQILSDLIFTTTQSKHVSTELPFIECGDPDKYQRIKQIPSPRILATHLNYDCLPKSIFKNKAKILVLFRNPKDTAVSFFHFHNNAPSIPRYSSWDEFFSEFMNGKVSWGSYFDHAVTWNKHIEDENVMVVIYEDLKENLTSSVKQIAEFFGFSSTAEQIQSVADRATFQAVKDKAQETHGPVGSILFRKGLVGDWKNLFTEAQNQEMDAKFKVCLGGTKLGAMLKYDVYCKV